Proteins found in one Rhodobacter capsulatus SB 1003 genomic segment:
- a CDS encoding FadR/GntR family transcriptional regulator has product MPFQKIESEKLASAVVRQIENLIVEGVLRPGERLPSERELSERLAVSRPSLREAVAELQQEGLLTTRAGSGIFVAEVLGSAFSPALIRLFARNDQAVFDYLAFRRDLEGMAAERAAKMGSDTDLKVIDAILTRMETAHGKRNPADEAALDAQFHMAIVEASHNIIMLHMMRAMFDLLSEGVFYNRQIMFRNRSTREALLEQHRAINAAIQARDGFAARAAVAAHMDFVEVALTELRKAERHEALARLRLQHQSAKAP; this is encoded by the coding sequence ATGCCATTCCAGAAGATCGAATCCGAGAAACTTGCCTCGGCCGTCGTGCGTCAGATCGAAAATCTGATCGTCGAGGGCGTGCTGCGCCCCGGCGAACGGCTGCCGTCGGAACGCGAATTGTCCGAACGCCTTGCGGTGTCGCGGCCCTCGCTGCGCGAGGCGGTGGCGGAATTGCAGCAGGAAGGCCTGCTGACCACCCGCGCCGGATCGGGGATCTTCGTCGCCGAAGTGCTGGGCTCGGCGTTTTCGCCCGCGCTGATCCGGCTTTTCGCCCGCAACGATCAGGCGGTCTTCGACTATCTCGCCTTCCGGCGCGATCTGGAGGGGATGGCGGCGGAACGCGCGGCCAAGATGGGCTCGGACACCGATCTGAAGGTGATCGACGCGATCCTGACGCGGATGGAAACGGCCCATGGCAAGCGCAACCCCGCCGACGAGGCGGCGCTGGATGCGCAATTCCACATGGCGATCGTCGAGGCGAGCCACAACATCATCATGCTGCACATGATGCGGGCGATGTTCGACCTTTTGTCGGAAGGCGTGTTCTACAACCGCCAGATCATGTTCCGCAACCGCTCCACCCGCGAGGCGCTGCTGGAGCAGCACCGGGCGATCAACGCGGCGATTCAGGCGCGCGACGGCTTTGCCGCGCGGGCGGCGGTGGCGGCGCATATGGATTTCGTCGAAGTGGCGCTGACCGAGTTGCGCAAGGCCGAACGCCACGAGGCGCTGGCCCGGCTGCGGCTGCAACATCAAAGCGCGAAAGCGCCGTAA
- the fnrL gene encoding transcriptional regulator FnrL — protein sequence MSHDDAHPVSLQCGDCPIRHRAVCARCESSELDELEGAKYYRSFEAGQTVIWSGDKMDFVASVVSGIATLTQTLEDGRTQMVGLLLPSDFVGRPGRDRAAYNVTATTDILMCCFRRKPFEEMMERTPHIAQRLLQMTLDELDAAREWMLLLGRKTAREKIASLLSIVARRDASIRHRKMRGRLSFDLPLTREAMADYLGLTLETVSRQMSALKRDGVIELEGKRHVTVPDMDRLLIEAGDDSDGGLIA from the coding sequence ATGTCTCACGACGACGCTCATCCGGTCTCGCTGCAATGCGGAGACTGCCCGATCAGGCACCGGGCCGTCTGCGCAAGATGCGAGAGTTCCGAACTCGATGAACTCGAGGGCGCGAAGTATTACCGGAGCTTCGAAGCGGGGCAGACGGTGATCTGGTCGGGCGACAAGATGGACTTCGTGGCCTCGGTCGTCTCGGGGATCGCGACCCTGACCCAGACCCTCGAAGATGGTCGCACGCAGATGGTGGGATTGCTCTTACCCTCTGATTTCGTTGGAAGACCCGGCCGCGACCGGGCGGCTTACAATGTCACCGCGACGACCGATATCCTGATGTGCTGCTTCCGCCGCAAGCCCTTCGAGGAGATGATGGAGCGCACGCCGCACATCGCGCAGCGGCTGTTGCAGATGACTTTGGACGAGCTCGATGCCGCGCGCGAATGGATGCTTTTGCTCGGTCGCAAGACCGCGCGCGAGAAGATCGCCTCGCTTCTGTCGATCGTCGCGCGCCGCGATGCGTCGATTCGTCACCGCAAGATGCGCGGCCGTCTGAGCTTCGATCTGCCGCTGACGCGCGAGGCGATGGCGGATTATCTTGGCCTGACGCTGGAGACCGTCAGCCGGCAGATGTCCGCGCTCAAACGCGACGGGGTGATCGAGCTGGAGGGGAAACGTCACGTCACCGTGCCCGACATGGACCGGCTGCTGATCGAGGCGGGCGACGACAGCGATGGCGGTCTGATTGCGTAA
- a CDS encoding DUF4087 domain-containing protein, whose translation MRKIVALAVAFGLGTGLGAGAVLAEARSETRCGWFVNPTPGNFYLTDAEGDWWFAAQGALEVGGWDNLDWSEADFGDDWVATNGSYGYGCACAAGDYGRAAEGEVWFIDRLKALPLAKCLRDPALPPPPRG comes from the coding sequence TTGCGTAAGATCGTGGCGCTGGCCGTGGCTTTCGGACTGGGGACGGGACTGGGGGCGGGGGCGGTCCTGGCCGAGGCGCGGTCGGAAACCCGCTGCGGCTGGTTCGTCAATCCGACGCCGGGGAATTTCTACCTGACCGATGCCGAGGGGGACTGGTGGTTCGCCGCGCAGGGCGCGCTCGAGGTCGGCGGCTGGGACAATCTGGACTGGTCGGAGGCCGATTTCGGCGACGACTGGGTCGCGACGAATGGGTCTTACGGCTATGGCTGCGCCTGCGCCGCGGGCGATTACGGCCGTGCCGCCGAGGGCGAGGTCTGGTTCATCGACCGGCTGAAGGCGCTGCCGCTGGCGAAATGCCTGCGCGATCCGGCCCTGCCGCCGCCGCCGCGGGGCTGA
- the hemN gene encoding oxygen-independent coproporphyrinogen III oxidase, which translates to MKHESQLARLGLFDAKVPRYTSYPTAPHFSKDIGPSQFIEWIEAIPAGASISLYMHVPFCRRLCWFCACRTQGTQTDAPVKTYAETLIKEVAMLKSHLAPGVKLSRLHWGGGTATLLPADSMRKIAEAVFEAVPLGENGEFSVEIDPNEIDDERMDALAQSGMNRASVGIQDFDPFIQSVIGREQTFEVTKMVVDMIRDRGINSLNADILYGLPHQTPQKMTESVEKVLSLKPDRVAFYGYAHVPWMSRRQSLIPSENLPTPPERLELFHLSRELFTKAGYDVIGIDHFALPHDGLATALKAGKLRRNFQGYTDDQAEALVGLGASSISRFPQGFAQNESPTGTYTAAIREGKFSTHRGFVFSKEDLMRGRLIEMLMCDFKADKAELVSQWGADPAVLDAEFAACVAKFEDMVVVTEAGLEIPEQGRPLTRMIARHFDAYDLSKAGHSSAI; encoded by the coding sequence ATGAAACATGAATCGCAACTCGCCCGGCTCGGCCTCTTCGATGCCAAGGTGCCCCGCTACACCAGCTACCCGACTGCACCCCATTTCTCCAAGGATATCGGCCCCTCGCAGTTCATCGAGTGGATCGAGGCGATTCCGGCGGGGGCGTCGATCTCGCTTTACATGCACGTGCCCTTCTGTCGGCGCCTGTGCTGGTTCTGCGCCTGCCGCACCCAGGGCACGCAGACCGACGCGCCGGTGAAGACCTATGCCGAGACGCTGATCAAGGAAGTTGCGATGCTGAAATCGCATCTTGCCCCGGGCGTGAAGCTGTCGCGGCTGCATTGGGGCGGCGGCACCGCGACGCTGCTTCCGGCGGACTCGATGCGCAAGATCGCCGAGGCGGTCTTTGAGGCGGTGCCGCTGGGCGAGAATGGCGAATTCTCGGTCGAGATCGACCCGAACGAGATCGACGACGAACGCATGGATGCGCTGGCGCAATCGGGGATGAACCGGGCCTCGGTGGGCATTCAGGATTTCGACCCCTTCATCCAGTCGGTGATCGGCCGCGAACAGACCTTCGAAGTGACGAAGATGGTCGTCGACATGATCCGCGACCGCGGCATCAACAGCCTGAACGCCGACATCCTCTATGGGCTGCCGCATCAGACGCCGCAGAAGATGACCGAAAGCGTCGAAAAGGTGCTGTCGCTGAAACCCGACCGTGTCGCCTTCTACGGCTATGCCCATGTGCCGTGGATGTCGCGTCGGCAATCGCTCATTCCGTCGGAAAACCTGCCGACCCCGCCCGAGCGGCTGGAGCTGTTCCACCTCTCGCGCGAGCTGTTCACCAAGGCGGGCTATGACGTGATCGGCATCGACCACTTCGCGCTGCCGCATGACGGGCTGGCCACCGCGCTGAAAGCGGGCAAGCTGCGCCGCAACTTCCAGGGCTATACCGACGATCAGGCCGAGGCCCTGGTGGGGCTGGGCGCCTCGTCGATCTCGCGCTTCCCGCAGGGCTTTGCGCAGAACGAAAGCCCGACCGGCACCTATACGGCGGCGATCCGCGAGGGCAAGTTCTCGACCCACCGCGGCTTTGTCTTCTCGAAGGAAGACCTGATGCGCGGCCGTCTGATCGAGATGCTGATGTGCGACTTCAAGGCCGACAAGGCGGAACTTGTCAGCCAATGGGGCGCCGATCCGGCGGTTCTGGATGCCGAATTCGCCGCTTGCGTGGCGAAATTCGAAGACATGGTGGTGGTGACCGAAGCGGGGCTGGAAATCCCCGAACAGGGCCGGCCGCTGACGCGGATGATCGCGCGTCATTTCGATGCCTATGACCTCTCGAAAGCCGGGCACAGCTCGGCGATCTGA